One genomic window of Nitrosomonas sp. Is35 includes the following:
- a CDS encoding integration host factor subunit beta, whose protein sequence is MTKSELITRLAARFPQLVTKDAELSVKMIIDAMAKSLAKGQRIEIRGFGSFDLNYRPPRIGRNPKSGEKVKVPEKYVPHFKAGKEMRERVDYNEKK, encoded by the coding sequence ATGACAAAATCTGAATTAATTACTCGACTTGCGGCACGATTTCCGCAATTGGTTACCAAGGATGCCGAGCTCTCAGTCAAAATGATTATTGATGCCATGGCAAAAAGCCTGGCAAAAGGTCAGCGCATTGAGATTCGCGGCTTTGGCAGCTTTGACCTGAATTACAGGCCGCCTCGGATTGGGCGGAATCCGAAATCGGGTGAGAAAGTTAAGGTACCAGAGAAATATGTTCCGCATTTCAAGGCAGGAAAAGAAATGCGAGAACGTGTTGATTACAACGAAAAGAAATAA
- a CDS encoding calcium-binding protein, translating to MKVVAGLFNAAPGGSNLTELAKIIEGGATGSQLADALAANTLFTNGILAGKVTVESQVSVLMNNFGVVADDSDPSSAGSQAHAYFQQQIEAKVGFGQIVYNAITFLSTTTDPAFLTAKTLLDNKALVAAAYSEKTSSSDLSTLQKVLSNVTGTAPYTAADVEAILVGLTPTGGETFTLTTGVDSGSAFTGGSGNDTFNGTTGATTLTALDNLDGGTGTDTLNYIQTAAIAVPSSVSLKNIEALNFTSGADIALDASAWTGVTSLSASSTGGSDITVASGANVTVTDTNQAAGTINVDGAKDVTIDTAKVTTGDVTVGTNTAVTGVVGITAQLINGAVGGGITVVGGTAVTATQNVKAGATATTSAVDVTNDGALTSVTSTVTKGTGATVTYNTVSVTGVADADSDDTITSVSVTGATTVGLSHLNKLTSLGLNTTSGNVILDNSDTGATDAATTLALAVDGVTGGTLDDADIIETLNITSSGTASTLANITFGALKNITLAGDKNLTLTSIAGATALESINAAAATGGMTISSTLLTTTNFAGGSGADTITLGATTQAITTGAGDDVVTLAAGTTALGTGGTIDAGDGTGDVLSFADADDATTASGGTTFETKISGFESVNLAGAAGAGVTVNVANLDDVNKVNVAVDLGQTLAVSNIASGGTVTYEAAQTAASTITVANAATGTADTFNVGITSAAARNINGLTISNVETINFATDDTATTTTGIEHTAALTAAAATTINVSGDAGLTLTFTGTALTTFDASGVTDGDVTWTAGALAAAATVKGGATSDANVIVLSAALDDITYTGGSGTDTITMNHATNHDATTNSFTLGNGTNTLTAGNNDGDNTVTGGTGVDTITVGNGTNTITTGDGNDVITVGTGANTISAGAGNDTITIGASAGTSTVDVGTGTDAIVFTGVQTAAGFYTSITGLGAGDTIDFSATANDGGGLASGVLGAKITLGGASSFANYLDAAAAGLTSGTDSVFNWFQFNGNTYITLDNSNAATFQDGADQVVEITGLVNLATSTQDGSYVVTLV from the coding sequence TTGAAGGTAGTTGCAGGTTTGTTCAATGCAGCGCCTGGAGGCAGTAATTTAACTGAATTGGCAAAAATAATTGAGGGCGGTGCGACCGGTAGTCAGTTAGCTGATGCTTTGGCTGCCAACACATTGTTTACAAATGGAATTCTGGCCGGAAAAGTCACTGTTGAATCACAAGTTTCAGTCTTGATGAATAATTTTGGTGTGGTGGCTGATGATAGCGATCCATCAAGTGCGGGATCTCAGGCGCATGCGTATTTTCAACAGCAGATTGAAGCAAAGGTTGGCTTTGGTCAAATTGTTTACAATGCAATAACCTTTTTATCAACTACGACAGATCCTGCATTTTTAACTGCTAAAACACTGTTGGATAATAAAGCTCTGGTTGCTGCAGCTTATTCTGAAAAAACCTCTTCCAGCGATTTGAGCACATTGCAGAAGGTTTTAAGTAATGTTACTGGAACAGCGCCATATACAGCGGCCGATGTAGAAGCGATATTGGTCGGATTAACTCCTACTGGAGGCGAGACTTTTACGCTGACTACGGGTGTGGATAGCGGTTCTGCCTTCACTGGCGGTTCTGGTAATGACACTTTCAACGGTACCACGGGTGCGACTACCCTGACTGCTCTGGATAATCTGGATGGTGGCACTGGCACCGATACGCTGAATTACATTCAAACAGCGGCCATTGCGGTTCCTTCCTCCGTTTCTCTTAAAAATATCGAGGCGCTCAATTTTACCAGCGGTGCTGATATCGCTCTGGATGCTTCTGCTTGGACGGGTGTTACGTCGCTCAGTGCATCGTCGACTGGTGGTAGTGATATCACAGTTGCTTCCGGTGCAAATGTGACTGTTACCGATACAAATCAAGCAGCTGGTACGATTAATGTGGATGGTGCCAAGGATGTGACGATCGACACTGCCAAGGTAACGACCGGCGATGTGACTGTTGGTACCAATACAGCGGTTACCGGTGTTGTCGGTATCACTGCTCAGTTGATTAATGGTGCTGTTGGTGGCGGTATTACTGTTGTGGGTGGTACTGCTGTTACCGCAACTCAAAATGTTAAGGCTGGTGCTACAGCAACCACTTCAGCAGTTGATGTGACCAACGATGGCGCGTTGACCAGTGTAACGTCTACCGTGACTAAAGGCACTGGCGCTACCGTCACCTACAATACTGTGAGCGTGACTGGTGTTGCTGATGCGGATAGCGATGATACGATTACCTCCGTCAGTGTGACTGGTGCGACTACTGTTGGTCTTTCCCATCTCAACAAGTTGACCAGCCTGGGTCTTAATACAACTTCGGGTAACGTTATTCTCGACAACAGTGATACCGGTGCAACCGATGCAGCTACTACGCTGGCTTTGGCTGTAGACGGTGTGACCGGCGGTACGTTGGACGATGCTGATATTATCGAAACCTTGAATATCACCAGCAGCGGTACGGCATCCACGCTGGCCAATATTACCTTTGGTGCACTGAAAAACATCACATTGGCGGGCGATAAGAACCTGACTCTGACTTCTATCGCTGGTGCTACTGCGCTGGAATCTATTAATGCAGCTGCAGCGACCGGTGGTATGACCATCAGCAGCACTCTGTTGACCACGACTAATTTTGCTGGCGGTTCTGGTGCTGATACCATCACTCTCGGTGCAACCACTCAAGCCATCACTACCGGCGCGGGCGATGACGTTGTTACTCTAGCGGCTGGTACGACAGCTCTGGGTACTGGCGGCACTATCGACGCTGGCGATGGTACCGGTGACGTTTTGTCCTTCGCGGATGCTGACGATGCAACAACAGCTTCAGGCGGTACTACTTTTGAAACCAAGATTTCCGGTTTCGAGTCTGTGAATTTGGCTGGTGCTGCCGGTGCGGGCGTAACCGTTAACGTTGCTAACCTGGACGATGTTAACAAGGTCAATGTGGCAGTGGATCTTGGTCAAACGTTGGCTGTTTCTAACATAGCATCTGGTGGTACGGTAACTTATGAAGCCGCTCAAACCGCTGCTTCCACCATCACTGTAGCTAATGCAGCGACTGGTACAGCGGATACTTTCAACGTTGGTATCACTTCTGCTGCTGCTCGCAACATCAACGGCTTAACGATTTCGAATGTTGAAACCATCAACTTTGCAACGGATGATACCGCCACCACTACTACCGGTATCGAGCACACAGCGGCATTGACAGCTGCTGCTGCTACCACTATCAACGTGTCTGGTGATGCTGGTCTGACGCTGACTTTTACCGGCACAGCACTGACCACATTCGACGCTTCCGGTGTGACCGATGGTGACGTGACTTGGACGGCAGGCGCATTAGCAGCTGCTGCTACTGTCAAAGGCGGCGCAACCAGTGATGCCAACGTTATAGTGTTGAGCGCAGCTCTTGATGACATTACCTATACCGGTGGATCTGGTACAGATACCATCACGATGAACCATGCCACCAATCACGATGCAACGACCAACAGCTTCACATTGGGCAACGGTACCAACACATTGACAGCTGGCAATAACGACGGTGACAATACCGTAACCGGCGGAACGGGTGTAGATACCATCACAGTGGGTAATGGTACCAACACTATCACAACTGGTGACGGCAATGACGTGATCACCGTCGGTACAGGTGCTAACACTATCAGTGCTGGCGCTGGTAACGACACTATCACCATCGGCGCTTCTGCCGGTACAAGCACAGTGGACGTGGGAACCGGTACTGACGCTATCGTGTTTACTGGCGTGCAAACAGCGGCTGGTTTCTACACATCCATCACCGGACTGGGTGCTGGCGATACCATCGACTTCAGTGCTACGGCCAATGATGGTGGTGGTTTGGCTTCTGGTGTTCTGGGCGCTAAGATTACTTTGGGTGGTGCTTCCAGCTTCGCTAACTATCTGGATGCAGCGGCTGCTGGTCTTACTAGTGGAACCGATTCAGTTTTCAATTGGTTCCAGTTCAACGGCAACACTTATATCACTTTGGATAACAGCAATGCTGCAACCTTCCAGGATGGTGCAGACCAAGTTGTCGAAATCACTGGTTTGGTTAACTTGGCTACTTCGACCCAAGACGGTTCTTACGTTGTTACTTTAGTATAA
- the rpsA gene encoding 30S ribosomal protein S1 produces MTKASTATQQSPDSFAALFEESLSRQEMRIGEVITAEVVRVDYNIVVVNAGLKSESFIPVEEFKNDRGEIEVKPGDFISVAIESLEDGYGETRLSRDKAKRLTAWHDLEEAMESGKIVTGMVNGKVKGGLTAMINGIRAFLPGSLVDIRPVKDTTPYENKEMEFKVIKLDRKRNNVVVSRRAVLEATQGADRETLLSNLQEGSVVHGIVKNITDYGAFVDLGGIDGLLHITDLAWRRVKHPSEVVNIGDEVTAKVLKFDQEKNRVSLGMKQLSEDPWVGLSRRYPARTRLFGKVTNLTDYGAFIEIEQGIEGLVHVSEMDWTNKNVYPSKIVQLGDEVEVMILEIDEERRRISLGMKQCQTNPWEEFAATHEKGDKVNGQIKSITDFGVFIGLPGNIDGLVHLSDLSWNQPGEEAVLNYKKGDEVEAMILSIDVERERISLGIKQMEGDPFTSFVAEHDKNSIIEGTVKAIDAKGAVIALTNDVEGYLRASEVSRDRVEDIRTHLKEGDKVETMIINVDRKNRTINLSIKAKDKSDESTAMQKIKTPANAGTTSLGALLKAKMDSKNTEQ; encoded by the coding sequence ATGACTAAAGCTTCTACTGCAACCCAGCAATCTCCCGATAGTTTCGCCGCGCTTTTTGAAGAAAGCCTCTCGCGCCAGGAAATGCGCATCGGCGAAGTAATCACCGCCGAAGTAGTCCGTGTTGACTATAACATCGTCGTTGTTAACGCCGGTCTCAAATCCGAAAGTTTTATCCCGGTCGAAGAATTTAAAAACGACCGCGGCGAAATCGAAGTTAAACCGGGCGATTTTATCAGTGTTGCCATCGAGTCTCTAGAAGACGGTTATGGAGAAACACGGCTTTCCCGTGACAAAGCCAAACGCCTGACTGCTTGGCATGATCTGGAAGAAGCCATGGAAAGCGGTAAGATAGTGACCGGCATGGTCAACGGTAAAGTGAAAGGTGGTTTGACGGCCATGATCAACGGTATCCGCGCCTTTTTGCCCGGTTCTCTGGTGGATATCCGTCCCGTCAAAGACACTACGCCTTATGAAAATAAGGAAATGGAATTCAAAGTCATCAAACTAGACCGCAAACGCAATAACGTGGTGGTATCACGCCGCGCGGTATTGGAAGCGACACAAGGCGCCGATCGCGAAACCTTGTTATCCAATCTGCAGGAAGGTTCGGTTGTTCATGGTATCGTTAAAAATATTACCGACTACGGCGCATTCGTCGATCTGGGCGGCATAGATGGTCTGCTGCATATTACCGACCTGGCATGGCGCCGCGTCAAACATCCTTCCGAAGTCGTCAATATCGGTGATGAAGTTACTGCCAAGGTTCTCAAATTCGATCAGGAAAAAAATCGTGTTTCACTGGGTATGAAACAACTGAGCGAAGATCCGTGGGTTGGTTTGTCACGGCGTTATCCGGCACGTACCCGTCTGTTCGGCAAAGTCACCAACTTAACCGATTACGGCGCATTCATTGAAATCGAACAAGGCATTGAAGGATTGGTGCATGTCTCGGAAATGGATTGGACCAACAAAAATGTTTATCCTTCCAAGATTGTGCAGTTAGGCGATGAAGTTGAAGTCATGATTCTTGAGATCGATGAAGAACGCCGCCGCATATCACTCGGTATGAAGCAATGCCAGACCAATCCATGGGAAGAATTCGCAGCAACCCATGAAAAAGGCGACAAAGTTAACGGTCAAATCAAATCCATCACCGACTTTGGCGTATTTATCGGCTTGCCAGGCAACATTGACGGACTTGTGCATCTATCCGATCTGTCCTGGAACCAGCCCGGTGAAGAAGCGGTTCTGAATTACAAAAAAGGCGATGAAGTTGAAGCCATGATTCTCTCTATCGATGTCGAACGCGAACGTATTTCACTCGGCATCAAACAAATGGAAGGCGATCCTTTCACCAGTTTTGTCGCTGAACATGATAAAAACAGTATCATCGAAGGCACTGTAAAAGCCATCGACGCGAAAGGTGCTGTCATAGCCCTGACAAACGATGTGGAAGGTTATTTGCGCGCTTCCGAAGTGTCGCGTGACCGCGTTGAAGATATTCGCACACACTTGAAAGAAGGCGATAAGGTCGAGACCATGATTATCAATGTTGACCGCAAAAATCGCACCATCAATCTTTCAATCAAAGCGAAAGATAAATCGGATGAATCCACTGCTATGCAAAAAATCAAAACCCCAGCCAATGCTGGAACTACCAGCCTGGGTGCTTTGCTGAAAGCTAAAATGGATAGCAAGAATACAGAGCAATAA
- the cmk gene encoding (d)CMP kinase has product MNTNKIPVIAIDGPSASGKGTVAQLVARKLDFHYLDSGALYRLVALKTIQLNTDTQDPNVVAEIASHLNVFFKDEHIYLDDIIVTNAIRTEQCGIVASQLAAYPQVRAALTERQRAFRQLPGLVADGRDMGSVIFPDAILKIYLTASAKVRAQRRHKQLIEKGMSANIADLLQDIQKRDERDSNRSIAPLQQGIDAKLLDTTSLTISQAQDAVLSWYNDVLAKTRV; this is encoded by the coding sequence ATGAATACGAATAAGATTCCCGTCATCGCCATCGATGGCCCATCTGCATCCGGTAAAGGCACTGTCGCGCAGCTGGTTGCTCGCAAGCTTGATTTCCATTACCTCGACAGCGGGGCGCTTTACCGTCTGGTCGCATTGAAAACGATACAGTTGAATACGGATACCCAAGATCCCAATGTAGTCGCGGAAATTGCCAGCCATCTGAATGTCTTTTTTAAGGATGAGCACATCTACCTGGACGATATAATTGTCACGAATGCTATTCGTACCGAGCAATGCGGCATCGTGGCTTCCCAGCTGGCGGCTTATCCGCAGGTTCGCGCCGCGCTTACCGAGCGTCAGCGTGCATTTCGTCAACTGCCCGGGCTGGTGGCGGATGGACGTGATATGGGTTCCGTTATCTTTCCCGATGCCATTCTTAAAATTTATTTAACCGCCAGTGCGAAAGTACGTGCGCAAAGACGGCATAAGCAGTTGATAGAGAAAGGAATGAGTGCTAATATCGCCGACTTATTGCAGGACATCCAGAAACGGGATGAACGTGACAGCAATCGCAGCATCGCGCCTTTGCAACAAGGGATTGATGCCAAATTGCTGGATACGACTTCATTGACCATATCCCAGGCGCAAGATGCAGTGCTCTCCTGGTATAATGACGTCCTTGCAAAAACCCGCGTTTGA
- a CDS encoding LapA family protein, with amino-acid sequence MINLITWLFRIAVFVILAVFASKNSQPVVLQYYLDQSQSIELPLSVALLIFFAVGVLITAVFVRCRCHNQ; translated from the coding sequence ATGATCAATCTAATTACCTGGCTTTTTCGTATTGCAGTCTTTGTTATTCTCGCCGTATTTGCTTCAAAAAACTCCCAGCCTGTTGTGCTGCAATATTATCTGGATCAATCTCAATCCATTGAGCTTCCCTTGAGCGTAGCACTGTTGATTTTCTTTGCAGTGGGTGTACTCATCACTGCTGTGTTTGTTCGATGCCGCTGCCATAATCAATAA
- the pyrF gene encoding orotidine-5'-phosphate decarboxylase encodes MHDPRIIVALDFPSAEDALLLVRKLNPDLCRLKVGKELFTAAGPQLIEKLTHQGFKVFLDLKFHDIPNTVASACKAAANLGVWMINVHALGGRKMLTAARDAIPHGSATKLIAVTLLTSMDQSDITDIGLQGSPEQIVLRLAQLTNDCGLDGVVCSALEAAQLRQHFGTEFCLVTPGIRPADGHVNDQKRITTPQQAILNGASYLVIGRPITQANDPLLMCQQLNAEILTTMAGLNLETGKH; translated from the coding sequence ATGCATGATCCTCGCATTATTGTGGCACTGGATTTTCCCAGTGCCGAAGATGCGCTCCTCCTCGTAAGAAAATTAAATCCTGATTTATGCCGCCTGAAGGTAGGTAAGGAGCTTTTTACTGCGGCTGGACCACAACTCATTGAGAAGCTCACACATCAAGGATTTAAAGTTTTCCTGGACCTCAAGTTTCACGATATTCCCAATACTGTCGCCAGTGCTTGCAAAGCAGCAGCTAATCTGGGCGTATGGATGATCAATGTTCATGCATTGGGTGGCCGGAAAATGCTAACGGCAGCGCGGGATGCTATCCCTCATGGATCCGCCACCAAGCTTATCGCGGTCACTTTACTGACCAGTATGGATCAAAGTGATATTACCGATATCGGATTACAAGGATCTCCGGAACAAATTGTACTGCGCCTTGCACAGTTAACAAATGATTGTGGCTTGGACGGTGTTGTCTGCTCAGCACTGGAGGCCGCTCAGTTGCGGCAACATTTCGGTACCGAATTCTGCTTAGTTACACCCGGTATTCGTCCAGCCGACGGTCACGTGAACGATCAAAAAAGAATTACCACACCACAGCAAGCTATCCTTAATGGCGCTAGTTATTTGGTTATCGGCAGGCCGATCACACAAGCAAACGATCCGCTTCTGATGTGCCAGCAATTAAACGCGGAAATTCTCACAACCATGGCCGGATTGAATCTGGAAACCGGCAAGCATTAA
- a CDS encoding ABC transporter permease, whose product MTKREVISRYRGSFLGLLWTFINPILMLSIYTFVFSVVFKVRLDSHNSSVIHDDEFAFALLLFTGLILFNLFSECLARAPGLILANINYVKKIIFPLEILPLISLCSALFHAGISFLVLFSFLLITSHPIEWTIIFLPVILLPLVLLTLGLSWILASIGVFVRDIGQFIGLVLTMLLFLSPIFYPASALPESIRDYLFLNPLTLIIEQARAVILYGQLPDWSGLILYYLFAFLIAWIGLLWFNKTRKGFADVL is encoded by the coding sequence ATGACCAAGCGGGAGGTAATTAGCCGATATCGCGGTTCATTTCTGGGCTTGCTATGGACGTTTATCAATCCCATTTTAATGTTGTCCATCTACACATTTGTTTTTAGTGTGGTATTTAAAGTACGTCTGGATTCGCACAACAGCTCTGTTATACATGATGATGAATTTGCCTTTGCCTTGCTGCTATTTACCGGCCTGATTCTATTCAATTTATTTTCCGAATGCCTTGCTCGCGCCCCCGGATTGATATTGGCCAATATTAATTACGTCAAGAAAATCATTTTCCCTCTTGAGATACTGCCTTTGATTTCTTTATGTTCCGCGCTATTTCATGCCGGGATTAGTTTCTTGGTATTATTTTCTTTTTTATTGATCACCAGTCATCCTATTGAATGGACAATCATTTTTCTACCCGTGATTTTGCTGCCGCTCGTTTTACTGACCTTGGGACTATCCTGGATACTGGCTTCAATTGGCGTTTTTGTTCGTGATATCGGCCAATTTATTGGCCTGGTCTTAACCATGCTGCTATTTCTCAGCCCTATTTTTTACCCTGCTTCCGCATTGCCGGAATCTATTCGTGATTATCTGTTCCTTAACCCGCTGACTCTAATCATCGAGCAAGCGCGAGCAGTCATTCTTTACGGGCAATTACCGGACTGGAGCGGCTTGATTCTGTACTATCTATTCGCTTTTCTCATTGCCTGGATTGGTCTGCTGTGGTTTAACAAAACGCGCAAAGGGTTTGCCGATGTTCTTTAG
- a CDS encoding ABC transporter ATP-binding protein has protein sequence MFFSTANSESAIAALNLSKCYQLYEHPADRLKQFLWPHRWLGARQYYRELWALHDINLTIMPGEVVGIVGQNGSGKSTLLQLVCGTLTPTHGDVRVNGRIAALLELGAGFNPEFTGRENVLMSAAIMGLSQSEIADRIEHIIDFSGVRDFIDQPVKTYSSGMYVRLAFSVAINVDPDILVIDEALSVGDGAFARKSFDRIMRMRDAGKTILFCSHSLFQVESLCARAIWINKGEIVLDGESAQVVSAYQTFLDKNARDATLETPAAARTEPVSNTQHGSGSARLKRIKLHVNDRPVQQAIITSGESRMMLEVAFISDPALPCPTIAMTIQAKDGRTITSAATWEDQFALQRAPSGAGQVRLGLDQLPLLKGEYLINVYLLCERGLHLYDAAEAVANLQVKQEGRLQGYFSIPHQWENNAIPHND, from the coding sequence ATGTTCTTTAGTACCGCGAATTCTGAATCCGCTATTGCAGCGCTAAACCTCTCCAAATGCTATCAGCTGTACGAACATCCGGCGGATCGCCTCAAACAATTCTTGTGGCCACACCGCTGGTTAGGTGCGCGGCAATACTATCGTGAACTGTGGGCGTTACACGATATCAATTTGACGATCATGCCCGGGGAAGTAGTCGGCATCGTAGGCCAAAATGGTTCCGGAAAATCGACCCTGCTGCAATTGGTTTGTGGCACCTTAACACCAACACACGGCGATGTTCGAGTCAATGGCCGGATAGCCGCCCTGCTGGAACTCGGCGCCGGATTCAATCCCGAGTTCACCGGACGCGAGAATGTTCTCATGAGCGCAGCGATCATGGGGCTCAGTCAATCTGAAATTGCTGATCGCATTGAGCACATTATTGATTTCTCCGGTGTTCGCGACTTCATTGATCAACCGGTCAAAACTTATTCCAGCGGCATGTATGTTCGTCTGGCATTTTCCGTTGCGATTAATGTAGATCCGGATATTCTGGTGATCGACGAGGCTTTGTCCGTCGGCGATGGCGCTTTTGCCCGTAAATCATTTGATCGCATCATGCGAATGCGCGATGCCGGAAAAACGATATTGTTTTGTTCACATTCGCTCTTTCAAGTTGAATCTTTATGCGCGCGCGCCATTTGGATCAATAAAGGCGAGATCGTATTGGATGGTGAATCAGCGCAAGTGGTATCCGCTTACCAGACATTTCTGGATAAAAATGCTCGGGATGCAACGCTGGAAACTCCCGCCGCCGCTCGTACCGAACCGGTATCCAATACACAACATGGATCCGGTAGCGCACGCCTGAAAAGAATCAAATTGCACGTCAATGATAGGCCTGTTCAACAGGCTATAATCACAAGCGGCGAGTCTCGCATGATGCTGGAAGTGGCGTTTATTTCCGATCCCGCACTGCCCTGTCCCACGATCGCCATGACCATACAAGCAAAGGATGGACGCACGATCACCAGTGCGGCAACATGGGAAGATCAATTTGCTCTGCAGCGGGCGCCATCCGGTGCAGGCCAGGTTCGCCTCGGATTGGATCAGTTGCCGCTGCTTAAAGGCGAATATCTGATTAATGTATATTTGCTGTGTGAACGCGGGTTGCATCTTTATGATGCAGCCGAAGCTGTAGCAAACTTGCAAGTCAAACAAGAGGGGCGCTTACAAGGATATTTTTCAATTCCTCATCAATGGGAAAATAACGCGATTCCCCATAATGACTAA
- the aroA gene encoding 3-phosphoshikimate 1-carboxyvinyltransferase: MEWLDLPFAKNAQGTVQLPGSKSISNRILLLAALAEGATEIHDLLASDDTARMLDALTRLGVPITHTGNNDYTIAGGEGVFPVKDADLFLGNAGTAFRPLVAVLSLVHGHYRLSGVPRMHERPIADLVDALRQLGADIHYLGNPGFPPVEIRPAAPLDQTDTQTVTVKGDVSSQFLTGLLMALPLSGKKSIINVSGTLISQPYIELTLAQMQHFGVQVEHSGWQQFIIPAQQKYRSPGHIFVEGDASSASYFLAAGAIGHGPVRVQGVGRDSTQGDIRFAAALERMGADISMGENWLEVSNKGKSLRAIDLDCNHIPDAAMTLAVTALFAEGTSTLRNIASWRLKETDRLAAMSTELRKLGAIVEEGADYLRITPPVHGLTPHAAIDTYDDHRMAMCFALASLGAPVRINDPGCVAKTFPDYFEKFSQIIHPEMK, translated from the coding sequence ATGGAATGGCTTGACCTCCCATTTGCCAAGAATGCTCAAGGCACCGTGCAATTACCCGGATCAAAGAGTATCTCGAATCGCATTCTTTTGCTTGCTGCATTGGCGGAAGGCGCCACGGAAATTCATGACTTATTGGCTTCCGACGACACCGCCCGCATGCTGGATGCACTTACCCGCTTGGGTGTGCCCATCACGCACACAGGCAATAATGATTACACAATCGCTGGAGGAGAAGGCGTATTCCCGGTCAAAGATGCCGACCTATTTCTCGGCAATGCCGGTACTGCTTTCCGCCCTCTGGTGGCGGTATTATCTTTGGTGCATGGGCATTATCGTTTATCCGGCGTGCCGCGTATGCATGAACGGCCGATTGCGGACTTGGTCGATGCTTTGCGGCAATTGGGCGCAGACATCCATTACCTGGGCAATCCCGGCTTTCCTCCCGTAGAGATCAGACCGGCTGCGCCGCTTGACCAGACTGACACTCAAACCGTGACAGTCAAAGGCGATGTTTCCAGTCAGTTTCTTACCGGATTGCTCATGGCACTGCCATTAAGCGGAAAAAAATCCATCATCAATGTATCCGGCACGCTTATTTCCCAGCCCTATATTGAATTAACACTGGCGCAAATGCAGCATTTCGGCGTTCAGGTCGAGCATTCCGGCTGGCAGCAATTCATCATACCGGCGCAACAAAAATACCGTAGCCCCGGCCACATTTTTGTCGAAGGCGATGCATCGTCCGCTTCATATTTCCTGGCAGCCGGTGCGATCGGGCATGGTCCGGTTCGCGTCCAAGGCGTGGGCCGCGACAGTACGCAAGGGGATATCCGGTTTGCTGCAGCACTCGAACGGATGGGTGCAGACATATCGATGGGAGAAAATTGGCTTGAAGTCAGCAACAAGGGAAAATCTCTTCGCGCTATCGATCTGGATTGCAACCATATTCCCGATGCGGCTATGACACTGGCTGTCACAGCGTTATTCGCTGAAGGTACCAGCACGTTACGCAATATTGCCAGCTGGCGTTTGAAAGAAACGGATCGTCTCGCCGCCATGTCAACAGAATTGCGTAAACTAGGCGCGATTGTGGAAGAAGGCGCGGATTATCTGCGCATCACACCGCCCGTACATGGCTTAACTCCCCATGCGGCAATCGATACCTATGACGATCACCGCATGGCCATGTGCTTTGCTTTGGCGTCCTTGGGAGCACCGGTGCGGATTAACGATCCCGGCTGCGTTGCCAAAACATTTCCTGATTATTTTGAGAAATTTTCACAAATAATTCACCCTGAAATGAAATAA